The Clostridia bacterium genome includes a region encoding these proteins:
- a CDS encoding YbaB/EbfC family nucleoid-associated protein, with amino-acid sequence MGFGGGNMQKMLKQVQKMQADMVKIQEKLAEMTVEGTAGGGVVKIIMNGKQEVMDISLEPEILDPEDSELIEDLLMAAFNEALRKVQDLAEEQMGKATGGLNIPGLF; translated from the coding sequence ATGGGTTTTGGTGGTGGAAATATGCAAAAAATGCTTAAACAAGTTCAAAAAATGCAGGCTGATATGGTAAAGATACAGGAGAAGCTTGCAGAAATGACTGTTGAAGGAACTGCGGGTGGGGGAGTAGTTAAAATTATTATGAATGGGAAACAAGAAGTTATGGATATTTCTTTGGAGCCGGAAATTTTAGATCCGGAAGATAGTGAATTAATAGAGGATTTACTAATGGCTGCTTTTAATGAAGCCTTACGTAAAGTACAGGATTTGGCTGAAGAACAAATGGGTAAAGCTACCGGTGGTTTAAATATTCCGGGGTTGTTTTAG